The Cucurbita pepo subsp. pepo cultivar mu-cu-16 chromosome LG05, ASM280686v2, whole genome shotgun sequence nucleotide sequence AAGCATCGGTCATGCAACGTGGCTCGTTCATCAATTCCCATCCAAAGATGGTGGGATCATCTCTATATTGAATTCCAGTGATAGAGTTCTTTCTTGTCAGGATAGTCTGCAAAACATAGAGCACATTAGAACCAGATACAGGTTCATAAAACCGATGCCTTGTTCGGAAATATGTTGGACGACACACTATGCTAAAACGACGACCTAGCCATAAGGTCAATAAACTCAGAATCCATTGCATATCTTCAGGATGAATACCCAAAACATCAATGTTATGAAAAACATGGGACGAACTCATTGTTAAATATGGAATGTACCTTAATATAGTTCTTAAAGTAAATGCGTATCGATGGATCATAGAAGAAGGAATCATTGGAAGAGCTTAAACCAAGACCCTCTTGCCATGCCCACTTCACATACTGTGTCTTTCCACCATAGGCCTGCAAGTTGTCGACTAAGCTAAGAAGAAGCCTAATCCCATGTTGTCTTGCTTCTGCAATGACATGATCCAAAGCCTGCCACCAAGAGAACCTGTTAAAACTTGAGCTGATAACAATACAACTTCACGACACATTCAAGCAAATCAAAGATATCATCAAACCAATACAAATCTGTCAAGACAAAACATATAGACATAGACATATATTTTCCACGGATAGAGTTTGGATAATGCGTCGTTTCCCTTGTTTCTTAAATAGAGAGACAAATAGAGAgattgtaacagctcaagtccaccgctaacagatactgtcctctttgggcttccctcacggtttttaaaacgtgtttgctagggagaggttccacacccttataaagaatgctttgttcctcctctccaaccgaagtgagatctcacaatccatccccagtgtccttgttggcacaccacctcatgtccacccccttcgaggctcaacctcctcactagcacattgtccagtgtctggctctgataccatttgtaacagcccaagcccaccactagcagatattgtcctctttaggctttccctttcgagcttcctctcatggtttttaaaacgcgtctactagagagaggtttccacacccttataacgaatgCTTCGtacttctctccaaccgatataggatctcacaatccacccccttcgaggcctagtGTTCTCAATTTATGAGCTAAAAACTATGGTTCTTCCTTGAATTCTAGACCTCAGTTTATGAACTAAAAACTATAGTCTCAAGTAAACATGAAACCAGCTTGATCTTTCACAGAAATACAAGTTGTAATGCTTTTCAATCAGCTTATTCCATGTTGTTTTATGACAACCGAAACATTTCTGTCGGTGGTAGCACCGAGCTTCCATTCTAAAACAGACATTCAAGAATACAGAACCAATCAAAGCATAGGAGAGACCAAGAATCAAACAAGAGTTCAAGAACAGAGACAGCAGGAATCTCTCAGATGTATATCAGAAAATGCAGCTCAACATGAAAATCAATACCTTAAAGACACGTTCATTAAACCTGCCGGGAGAAACCTGAAGGGCATTATAACCGCCGTCGTTGAAAGCCCAAGTCCGGCAAACTGTAAGCCCCATCTTCCTCGCCGCCTGCAGCATCGCTCTAACTCTGGGCTTCCTATATTCCTCAACGGCATGGTCCATAAACCAGTAAGAATTCCATCCATTGATATAAAATGGCTTCCCATTCAATATGAACTGCGTTCCACTTCTCTCCACAAAGTCCATTTTAAGGGGCTTAGTATCCTCAATCCTCCAGTTCCCAAACGACATGTAAATGAAAGCCAAACAAGATGCAAATCCAAGAATCGGGTAAAACAGCCCATTCCCAGCCATCATTTCCTTTAACGAAcaccaaaatcaaagaatccAGATGAttattcaaatcaaaatcaaagaatcgCTCATACCCAGATGCGATTTCAGAACAAAAAACCTCAAGGAACGAGAATGTCGGCGAAATCAGCCGATCTTATTGCAAACCCAGATCCCTATTTCCTCCACAAGTTAATAACAATCCCACTTCAAGCTAAATACCATCTCGGATATTGgaaatttataaagagagaaagaacaaaGAGGATATGACAAAAGAAATCACACCAATCAAGGAAAATCAATGAGAGATTAagcaaaagaagcaaaaagagGTTGAGATTGAATGAGTATGGTAGAATGTTGGTATCCTTTCGATGGTTTAATTAGATCTACAAACCCtctcgttttttctttttttcaagcTTTTCCTTCACGACCTCAAAAAGCAACCGTCTGGTTCAACCCACGTAAATGGTCAGCCGTTcccaaatttcaacaaaaccaGCAGATTAAAATATTCCCGTTTCCTTTTCACCGTTCCCTGATTTGAACATGAAAAAGacaagttaaaaaaaaaaaaccc carries:
- the LOC111795838 gene encoding mannan endo-1,4-beta-mannosidase 2-like, encoding MMAGNGLFYPILGFASCLAFIYMSFGNWRIEDTKPLKMDFVERSGTQFILNGKPFYINGWNSYWFMDHAVEEYRKPRVRAMLQAARKMGLTVCRTWAFNDGGYNALQVSPGRFNERVFKALDHVIAEARQHGIRLLLSLVDNLQAYGGKTQYVKWAWQEGLGLSSSNDSFFYDPSIRIYFKNYIKTILTRKNSITGIQYRDDPTIFGWELMNEPRCMTDASGDTLQDWIEEMSAYIKSIDKKHLLTVGLEGFYGPNSLKRSTVNPEEWASRLGSDFIRNSAVSYVDFASVHIYPDHWFHDQDFEDEMRFVSKWMISHIDDGDKVLKKPVMFTEFGLSNLNKGFTPEQRDRFYKTVYDVIYKAAKRNRSGAGSLAWQFLVEGMDESNDDFGIVPWERRSIHRLIIEQSCRLARVGGDTLHLRELKYVCGGRW